In Synechococcus sp. CB0101, a genomic segment contains:
- a CDS encoding helix-turn-helix transcriptional regulator, whose translation MPLPALVAVEPLEREQARQLLKALADPLRLDVVQALAGGERCVCDLVADLNLAQSRLSFHLKVMREAGLIEAREEGRWVYYRLRSGALEQLQAWLAALATDCQAPARCCS comes from the coding sequence GTGCCGCTGCCCGCCTTGGTTGCAGTTGAGCCGCTGGAGCGGGAGCAGGCCCGTCAGCTCCTCAAGGCTCTGGCTGACCCCCTGCGCTTGGACGTGGTCCAGGCCTTGGCGGGCGGTGAGCGCTGCGTTTGTGATCTGGTGGCCGACCTCAACTTGGCGCAATCGCGGCTGTCGTTTCATCTCAAGGTGATGCGCGAAGCCGGATTGATTGAGGCGCGCGAGGAAGGCCGTTGGGTTTACTACCGCTTGCGTTCTGGAGCGCTTGAGCAGCTGCAGGCCTGGCTGGCAGCGTTGGCGACCGATTGCCAGGCCCCGGCGCGTTGTTGCTCTTAA
- the speD gene encoding adenosylmethionine decarboxylase produces the protein MNNSLSSLHPNPGWAGGSSSQPVGKHCILELYDCNPDKLNDEAFIRTTIATAAREAGATVLHLISHHFQPQGVTGLVLLAESHLSIHTWPESGYAAVDVFTCGDHTMPDRACLALVEALAAGHYKLSSFLRDTALPAG, from the coding sequence ATGAACAATTCCCTCTCCAGCCTGCATCCCAATCCTGGATGGGCTGGCGGCAGTTCCAGCCAGCCCGTTGGCAAGCACTGCATCCTCGAGCTCTACGACTGCAATCCAGACAAGCTCAACGACGAAGCCTTCATCCGCACCACCATTGCCACCGCCGCCCGAGAAGCCGGTGCAACGGTGTTGCATTTGATCAGCCACCACTTCCAGCCCCAGGGCGTGACGGGGCTCGTGCTGCTGGCTGAATCGCACCTCTCGATTCACACCTGGCCGGAATCGGGTTACGCCGCCGTGGACGTGTTCACCTGCGGGGATCACACCATGCCGGATCGCGCCTGCCTGGCCCTGGTAGAGGCCCTGGCAGCAGGCCACTACAAGCTGAGCAGCTTCCTGAGAGACACGGCCCTACCCGCGGGTTAA
- a CDS encoding ArsJ-associated glyceraldehyde-3-phosphate dehydrogenase, whose product MRIGINGFGRIGRLVFRALWGRPGIELVHVNDNAADAAAAAHLLAFDSVHGRWQHTVEASASGFAINGLAVSTSQDSDPTAVPWREAGVELVLECSGKLKTPETLQPYFDSAGLSRVLVACPVKGVIAGAEALNIVYGINHHLYEPNQHRLITAASCTTNCLAPVVKVVHESFGIKHGSITTLHDVTNTQVVVDAFKSDLRRARSCMQSLIPTTTGSAKAIGMIFPELQGKLNGHAVRVPLLNASLTDAVFELQRSVNVDEVNAAFEAAANGALQGILGYETRPLVSVDYVNDSRSAIVDALSTMVVNGSQLKVYAWYDNEWGYSSRMADLACHIAKLDAR is encoded by the coding sequence ATGCGCATTGGCATTAACGGCTTTGGCCGCATCGGCCGCTTGGTGTTCCGCGCCCTCTGGGGGAGGCCCGGCATCGAGTTGGTGCATGTCAACGACAACGCTGCTGACGCAGCCGCAGCGGCCCATCTCCTGGCCTTTGATTCAGTGCATGGCCGCTGGCAGCACACGGTTGAGGCCAGCGCTTCAGGCTTTGCGATCAACGGCCTGGCTGTAAGCACCAGCCAAGACAGCGATCCCACGGCTGTGCCCTGGCGCGAAGCCGGCGTGGAGCTGGTGCTCGAGTGCAGCGGCAAGCTCAAAACACCTGAAACCCTGCAGCCGTATTTCGACAGCGCCGGACTCTCCCGTGTGCTGGTGGCGTGCCCGGTGAAGGGCGTGATCGCGGGAGCCGAAGCCCTCAACATCGTTTACGGCATCAACCATCACCTCTACGAACCCAATCAGCACAGGTTGATCACGGCGGCCTCCTGCACCACCAACTGTCTGGCCCCCGTGGTGAAGGTGGTGCACGAGAGCTTCGGCATCAAGCACGGTTCGATCACCACCCTGCACGACGTGACCAACACCCAGGTGGTGGTGGATGCCTTCAAAAGCGATCTGCGTCGGGCCCGCTCCTGCATGCAGAGCCTGATCCCCACTACCACCGGATCAGCCAAAGCGATCGGGATGATCTTCCCCGAACTGCAAGGCAAGCTCAACGGCCACGCCGTGCGCGTGCCACTACTGAATGCCTCCCTCACCGATGCCGTCTTCGAGCTGCAGCGCAGCGTGAACGTTGATGAGGTGAATGCAGCCTTTGAGGCGGCTGCCAACGGAGCACTCCAGGGAATCCTGGGCTACGAAACCCGGCCGCTGGTGTCGGTGGATTATGTCAACGACAGCCGCAGCGCGATTGTGGATGCCCTCTCCACGATGGTGGTGAACGGCAGCCAACTCAAGGTTTACGCCTGGTACGACAACGAGTGGGGCTACAGCTCGCGCATGGCGGATCTGGCCTGCCATATCGCCAAGCTGGATGCACGCTGA
- the arsJ gene encoding organoarsenical effux MFS transporter ArsJ: protein MGILALARRPLSALQQYAVVTANYWAFTLTDGALRMLVVFHFHALGYTTLEIAFLFLFYEFFGILTNLYGGWLGARFGLRLTLWSGTLMQVAALLMLIPVADTWPKWWSVAYVMVAQAISGIAKDLNKMSAKSAIKTVVPDTPDDQSRGEQQLFRWVAILTGSKNALKGVGFFLGGLLLTSIGFNAAVGAMAAGLFLAFLLTLVLPADIGRMKEKPKFTALLSKSRGINVLSLARFFLFGARDVWFVVALPVFLQAALGWRFWEVGGFMGLWVIGYGIVQASAPALRRSWGQSKPPGVSAVEFWSGVLTAIPALIAIALWRQVAHPGVAVVVGLAAFGVVFAMNSSIHSYMVLAYTDTESVSLNVGFYYMANAAGRLTGTLLSGALFLAGGMQACLWMSCALVALAFASSTRLPAVHATPTS from the coding sequence ATGGGCATCCTTGCCTTGGCCCGGCGCCCCCTCTCGGCGCTGCAGCAATACGCGGTGGTGACAGCCAACTATTGGGCCTTCACCCTCACCGATGGCGCCTTGCGCATGTTGGTGGTGTTTCACTTCCACGCGCTGGGTTACACCACCCTGGAGATTGCTTTTCTCTTTCTCTTCTACGAATTCTTTGGCATCCTCACCAACCTCTATGGCGGCTGGCTGGGGGCCCGCTTCGGCCTGAGGCTCACCCTCTGGAGCGGCACCTTGATGCAGGTGGCCGCACTGCTGATGCTGATCCCCGTGGCCGACACCTGGCCGAAGTGGTGGAGCGTGGCCTACGTGATGGTGGCGCAGGCGATCAGTGGCATTGCCAAAGATCTCAACAAGATGAGTGCCAAGAGCGCGATCAAAACGGTGGTGCCGGACACACCGGATGATCAGAGCCGCGGTGAGCAGCAGTTGTTCCGCTGGGTGGCGATCCTCACCGGCTCCAAAAATGCGCTCAAGGGTGTGGGCTTCTTCCTCGGTGGCCTACTTCTCACCAGCATCGGCTTCAACGCCGCTGTGGGAGCAATGGCCGCTGGTTTATTCCTGGCCTTTCTGCTCACCCTGGTGCTGCCGGCCGACATCGGCCGCATGAAGGAGAAGCCCAAATTCACGGCTCTGCTCTCCAAATCCAGGGGCATCAACGTGCTCTCGCTGGCGCGATTTTTCTTGTTTGGCGCCCGGGATGTGTGGTTCGTGGTGGCTCTACCAGTGTTTCTTCAGGCCGCCCTGGGATGGCGGTTCTGGGAGGTGGGCGGCTTCATGGGGCTCTGGGTGATCGGCTATGGGATCGTGCAAGCCTCGGCACCGGCACTGAGGCGCAGCTGGGGGCAAAGCAAGCCGCCGGGTGTTTCAGCCGTGGAGTTCTGGAGCGGCGTGCTCACCGCGATTCCGGCCTTGATCGCGATCGCCCTCTGGCGACAGGTGGCCCATCCCGGGGTCGCCGTGGTGGTGGGGTTAGCGGCCTTCGGGGTGGTGTTTGCGATGAACTCCTCGATCCACAGCTACATGGTGCTGGCTTACACCGATACCGAATCGGTGAGCCTGAATGTGGGCTTCTATTACATGGCCAATGCCGCCGGGCGGCTCACCGGCACGCTGCTCTCTGGGGCACTGTTTCTGGCCGGCGGGATGCAAGCCTGCCTGTGGATGTCGTGTGCCTTGGTGGCACTGGCGTTTGCGAGCAGCACAAGACTGCCGGCCGTACACGCCACGCCAACAAGCTAA
- a CDS encoding winged helix-turn-helix domain-containing protein encodes MAATPQPAWIRLVADDPIWREQCHLALLQEGFRVDQQPAPQQLKDLLSAPGLGDRPALWVVNLPSERHDLVATLALLQRWRRRDLLTPLLLLADAATEEERVELLDTGADDVLVRPFGLRELVARCRAMLRRVRRMEQSARLAQAGTVLEAGALQLFREQCRVCVHGAEVNLTPREFRLLECFMLQPGRALSRDQLIEQVWGADYCGNNKSVDVHVLWLRRKLDQPGQPSLFVTVRGIGYRFAPPPQ; translated from the coding sequence ATGGCTGCCACTCCCCAGCCGGCCTGGATCCGGCTCGTGGCTGATGATCCAATTTGGAGAGAGCAGTGTCACCTGGCACTCCTGCAGGAGGGCTTTCGGGTTGACCAGCAACCCGCTCCCCAACAGTTGAAAGACTTGCTCAGCGCTCCAGGGCTGGGCGATCGTCCGGCCCTTTGGGTGGTGAATCTGCCCAGCGAGCGCCACGATCTGGTGGCCACGTTGGCGTTGCTGCAGCGCTGGCGGCGGCGCGATCTGCTCACTCCGCTGCTGCTTTTGGCCGATGCGGCAACGGAAGAGGAGCGTGTGGAGTTGTTGGATACTGGCGCCGACGACGTGCTGGTGCGTCCGTTTGGGTTAAGGGAGTTGGTGGCCCGTTGCCGGGCGATGCTTCGGCGGGTGCGGCGGATGGAGCAGAGCGCCCGTTTGGCTCAGGCGGGCACGGTGCTTGAAGCCGGAGCGCTGCAGCTGTTTCGCGAGCAGTGCCGCGTGTGTGTGCATGGTGCGGAGGTCAACCTCACGCCGCGGGAGTTTCGCCTGCTGGAGTGCTTCATGCTCCAACCCGGCCGGGCCCTCAGCCGCGATCAATTGATTGAGCAGGTGTGGGGCGCTGATTATTGCGGCAACAACAAAAGCGTGGATGTGCACGTGCTCTGGCTGCGGCGCAAGCTCGATCAGCCGGGGCAGCCCTCGTTGTTCGTTACTGTTCGCGGTATTGGTTATCGCTTTGCGCCTCCCCCTCAATAG
- the pstC gene encoding phosphate ABC transporter permease subunit PstC, translating into MPLAEPSDLFSLRRRPPSEKLVDQGFRQLSVLLASIVGLVLVGILLTVLTGAHQAIGAFGLRFITTSDWDPIGNSYGAFTAIYGTLITSILALVIAVPLGVGTAIFITENLIPRWLRQALGLMVELLAAIPSVVLGLWAIFVMEPFLRPLLEALHVYLGWIPFFSTTAQGPGVAPAILILVVMILPIITAISRDSLQQVPPELRQAAYGVGTTRWGAILRVILPAAVSGITGGVMLALGRAMGETMAVTMIIGNSNNFSWSLLAPGNTISSMLANQFGEADGFQVSALMYAALVLMILTLVVNILAQWIVRRLSLKYS; encoded by the coding sequence ATGCCGCTTGCCGAACCTAGCGATCTCTTTTCCCTGCGGCGTCGGCCGCCCTCGGAGAAGCTGGTGGACCAAGGCTTTCGCCAGCTCTCAGTGCTGCTCGCCTCGATTGTGGGGTTGGTGCTGGTGGGCATCCTGCTCACGGTGCTGACAGGGGCCCATCAGGCCATCGGCGCCTTTGGCCTGCGGTTCATCACCACCTCCGATTGGGACCCGATCGGCAATAGCTACGGTGCTTTCACGGCCATCTACGGCACGCTCATCACCTCGATCCTGGCGCTGGTGATTGCCGTACCCCTGGGTGTTGGCACGGCGATCTTCATCACTGAAAACCTGATTCCCCGTTGGCTTCGCCAGGCCCTTGGATTGATGGTGGAGCTCCTGGCCGCGATCCCATCGGTGGTGCTCGGTCTCTGGGCCATTTTTGTGATGGAGCCTTTCCTTCGCCCTCTGCTGGAAGCCCTGCACGTTTATCTCGGCTGGATTCCCTTCTTCTCCACCACGGCTCAGGGCCCCGGCGTGGCGCCGGCGATCTTGATTCTCGTGGTGATGATTCTGCCGATCATCACAGCCATTTCTCGGGATTCGCTTCAACAGGTGCCGCCTGAGCTTCGCCAGGCCGCCTACGGCGTGGGCACCACGCGCTGGGGAGCCATCCTGCGGGTGATTCTGCCGGCGGCCGTTTCGGGCATTACCGGCGGAGTGATGTTGGCGCTGGGCCGAGCGATGGGTGAAACCATGGCCGTCACCATGATCATCGGCAACTCCAACAATTTCAGTTGGAGCCTGCTAGCCCCGGGCAACACCATCTCCTCGATGCTGGCCAACCAATTCGGTGAAGCCGATGGCTTCCAGGTGTCGGCCCTGATGTATGCCGCTTTGGTGCTGATGATCCTCACCCTGGTTGTCAACATCCTGGCGCAGTGGATCGTGCGCCGTCTGAGCCTCAAGTACAGCTGA
- the pstS gene encoding phosphate ABC transporter substrate-binding protein PstS, producing the protein MSFAKKALCFGVLSSFGIAAAATAQSVINGAGASFPAPFYQRAFAGAASKGVKVNYQSVGSGAGVRQYVAGTVDFGATDEPIKASEAAKVSRGVVQFPAVGGTIAIAYNKPDCKGLKLSQKQAVDIFLGKIKTWDQLKCGKGPITVAHRSDGSGTTFAFTNSLSAFSSEWKSKVGEGKSVKWPVGVGGKGNEGVAGVLNNTTGAIGYVNQSYVKGKLQAAALQNKAGKYVLPTEASGAAALNNIKLNAQLAGEDPNPAGAGSYPISTLTWILAYEKGNGAKAGKIREAMMYLLGPAQNQASGLGYVPLKGDILKRAKAAVAKIGA; encoded by the coding sequence ATGTCCTTCGCGAAGAAGGCTCTCTGCTTCGGCGTGCTCTCCAGCTTCGGCATCGCTGCAGCCGCCACTGCACAATCCGTGATCAACGGTGCCGGTGCATCCTTCCCGGCTCCCTTCTACCAGCGCGCTTTCGCTGGTGCCGCATCCAAGGGCGTCAAGGTGAACTACCAGTCGGTGGGTTCTGGCGCTGGCGTGCGCCAGTACGTGGCTGGCACTGTGGATTTCGGCGCCACCGACGAGCCGATCAAGGCTTCTGAGGCTGCCAAGGTGAGCCGCGGTGTGGTGCAATTCCCCGCTGTGGGTGGCACCATCGCCATTGCTTACAACAAGCCTGATTGCAAGGGTCTGAAGCTCAGCCAAAAGCAGGCTGTCGACATCTTCCTGGGCAAGATCAAGACCTGGGATCAGCTGAAGTGCGGCAAGGGCCCCATCACCGTGGCGCACCGTTCTGACGGTTCCGGCACCACCTTCGCGTTCACCAACTCCCTGAGTGCCTTCTCCTCCGAGTGGAAGAGCAAGGTGGGTGAGGGCAAGAGCGTGAAGTGGCCTGTGGGCGTGGGCGGCAAAGGCAACGAGGGTGTGGCCGGCGTGCTCAACAACACCACCGGTGCCATCGGCTACGTGAACCAGAGCTATGTGAAGGGCAAGCTCCAGGCTGCTGCTCTGCAGAACAAGGCTGGCAAGTATGTGCTTCCCACTGAAGCCAGCGGTGCTGCTGCTCTGAACAACATCAAGCTGAATGCTCAGCTGGCTGGCGAGGATCCCAATCCCGCTGGTGCTGGCAGCTACCCCATTTCCACCCTCACCTGGATTCTCGCTTACGAGAAAGGAAATGGTGCGAAGGCCGGCAAGATCCGTGAGGCCATGATGTATCTGCTGGGCCCTGCTCAGAATCAAGCCAGTGGGCTGGGCTATGTGCCCCTCAAGGGCGACATCCTGAAGCGCGCTAAAGCAGCTGTCGCCAAGATCGGCGCCTGA
- the pstA gene encoding phosphate ABC transporter permease PstA, whose amino-acid sequence MAPLQPGFARSSLRFNSSLSRNRWNLLFTVVAAAFALIAVLPLLLVLGYVLVKGGSLLSFRLLTELPPPPGLDGGGIGNAIIGTIVVTLIASLIAIPVGVGGGIYLAEYSRSGWFAQFVRFGTNVLSGVPSIICGVFVYGLIVSTRLFFDQSYSAMAGGVALSVLMLPTVIKTTDEALKLVPQELRWGAVGIGASRFVTITRITLPAAFTPIATGVVLGIARAAGETAPLIFTALFSPFWQEGLFNPIATMSVLIFNFAIMPYDAQIALAWAASFVLVVMILAANLFARWLGRFARA is encoded by the coding sequence ATGGCTCCCCTGCAGCCAGGCTTCGCTCGCTCATCACTGCGTTTCAACAGCTCCCTCTCGCGCAATCGCTGGAATCTGCTGTTCACGGTGGTGGCCGCAGCCTTCGCCTTGATCGCCGTGCTTCCGCTGCTGCTGGTGTTGGGCTATGTGCTCGTCAAAGGCGGATCTCTGCTGAGCTTTCGCTTGCTCACGGAGTTGCCTCCGCCCCCAGGCCTAGACGGTGGTGGCATCGGCAACGCCATCATTGGCACGATTGTGGTGACCTTGATCGCCAGCTTGATCGCCATCCCAGTAGGCGTTGGCGGCGGCATCTACCTCGCCGAGTATTCGCGCTCCGGCTGGTTTGCCCAGTTTGTGCGGTTCGGCACGAACGTGCTTTCAGGTGTGCCCTCGATCATCTGCGGCGTGTTTGTTTACGGCCTGATCGTGAGCACCCGCCTCTTCTTTGATCAGAGCTACAGCGCGATGGCCGGCGGTGTGGCCCTGTCGGTGCTGATGCTGCCCACGGTGATCAAAACCACCGACGAAGCCCTCAAGCTCGTTCCTCAAGAGTTGCGCTGGGGAGCTGTTGGCATCGGCGCCTCCCGTTTCGTCACCATCACCCGCATCACCTTGCCAGCGGCGTTCACACCGATCGCCACTGGCGTGGTGTTGGGGATTGCCCGCGCGGCCGGCGAAACAGCTCCGTTGATCTTCACCGCCCTGTTCTCGCCCTTCTGGCAGGAGGGCTTGTTCAATCCGATCGCCACCATGTCGGTGTTGATCTTCAATTTCGCCATCATGCCTTACGACGCACAGATCGCCCTGGCCTGGGCTGCCTCGTTTGTGTTGGTCGTGATGATTCTCGCCGCCAACCTGTTCGCGCGCTGGTTGGGTCGGTTCGCTCGCGCCTGA
- a CDS encoding IS5 family transposase — MGGKQLGFTDYELTTAKKRTKREKFLSEMEAVVPWQALIDLIEPHYPKASKKGGRPPYPLATMLRIHLLQQWYSLSDPAMEEALIEVPTMRRFAGIELISDRIPDETTILTFRHLLEKHGLGEQIFDTVKALLAARGVTMRQGTIVDATLIAAPSSTKNKDGKRDPEMHQTKKGNQWYFGMKVHAGVDKDSGLIHSVVVTAANVHDLTPAAELLHGDEEVVYGDAGYQGIAKRPEMAGKTAEFRVAMRPGTRRALPDTPDGRVQDLIETAKAHIRSKVEHPFRVIKQQFGFQKTRLRGLAKNRCKINVLAALSNLYQARRQLLATV, encoded by the coding sequence ATGGGCGGCAAGCAGCTCGGTTTCACGGACTATGAGCTGACCACGGCCAAGAAGCGCACCAAGCGCGAGAAATTTCTCTCCGAGATGGAGGCTGTGGTGCCTTGGCAGGCACTCATCGATCTGATCGAGCCGCACTACCCCAAGGCGAGCAAGAAAGGCGGCAGGCCTCCCTATCCGCTGGCAACGATGCTGCGCATTCATCTGCTGCAGCAGTGGTACTCCCTCAGCGATCCGGCCATGGAAGAGGCCTTGATCGAGGTGCCCACCATGCGCCGCTTTGCCGGCATCGAGCTGATCAGCGATCGGATCCCGGACGAGACCACGATCCTCACGTTCCGCCATCTGCTTGAGAAGCATGGGCTGGGTGAGCAGATTTTTGACACCGTCAAAGCGCTCCTGGCCGCTCGGGGCGTAACCATGCGTCAGGGCACGATCGTCGATGCCACCTTGATCGCAGCGCCCAGCTCCACCAAGAACAAAGATGGGAAGCGGGATCCGGAGATGCACCAGACCAAAAAGGGCAACCAGTGGTACTTCGGCATGAAGGTCCACGCCGGCGTTGACAAGGACTCAGGCCTGATCCATTCGGTTGTCGTCACCGCCGCCAACGTGCACGACCTCACCCCGGCAGCTGAGCTACTGCATGGAGATGAGGAGGTGGTGTACGGCGATGCTGGCTACCAGGGCATCGCCAAGAGACCAGAAATGGCTGGCAAGACAGCGGAGTTCAGAGTGGCGATGCGGCCCGGCACGCGCAGGGCTCTTCCTGACACCCCGGATGGGAGGGTGCAGGATCTGATCGAGACGGCCAAAGCTCACATCCGCTCCAAGGTTGAGCATCCCTTCCGTGTGATCAAGCAGCAGTTCGGCTTTCAAAAGACCCGGCTGCGAGGCTTGGCCAAGAACCGCTGCAAAATCAACGTGCTTGCGGCACTGTCGAATCTGTACCAGGCCCGACGACAATTACTCGCGACAGTGTGA
- a CDS encoding PstS family phosphate ABC transporter substrate-binding protein, whose translation MRSFPSVIAARLVAPLFAVSVVAVTGTALAQQGASPNKTIWISGSSTVYPFSVAAIANTKGQIPKGVTFKARSVGTSAGFREFCSGKLSIAAASRPINSDELKRCAAAGVRFIELPVAFDAITVVVNPKNSFAKEISTAQLRTLWNRKAQGKIQRWNQVNPAWPNTPIKLCGPGTDSGTYDTFNKAINGSTTDSRQDYTASEDDNVLVNCVASQPGALGYFGYDYYQANRSQLRALAVQGTRGTVLPSVESVQSSRYLPLSRPLFFYVNDQALKSNTAIRSMVSGTLQRGVKIAQQAGVIPLQDSTYRLVTNKLYRNVLGSAFAGKLPIGLTVGQVLERSFDEHKRPQYR comes from the coding sequence ATGCGTTCCTTTCCATCCGTGATCGCTGCCCGCTTGGTTGCCCCCCTGTTCGCCGTAAGCGTGGTGGCGGTCACCGGTACTGCCTTGGCTCAACAGGGGGCCAGCCCCAACAAGACCATCTGGATTTCGGGATCAAGCACGGTCTACCCCTTCAGCGTGGCCGCCATCGCCAACACCAAAGGCCAAATCCCCAAAGGAGTGACGTTCAAAGCCCGGTCGGTGGGCACCAGTGCTGGCTTTCGTGAGTTTTGCAGCGGCAAGCTCAGCATTGCCGCTGCTTCGCGGCCGATCAACAGCGATGAACTGAAGCGCTGTGCAGCCGCTGGCGTGCGTTTCATCGAGCTGCCGGTGGCTTTTGATGCGATCACGGTGGTGGTCAACCCCAAAAACAGCTTTGCCAAGGAGATCAGTACCGCCCAGCTGCGCACGCTCTGGAACCGCAAGGCCCAAGGCAAGATCCAGCGCTGGAACCAGGTGAATCCGGCGTGGCCCAACACACCGATCAAACTGTGCGGCCCTGGTACCGATTCCGGCACCTACGACACCTTCAACAAGGCGATCAACGGCAGCACCACGGATTCCAGGCAGGACTACACCGCCAGCGAGGATGACAACGTGCTGGTGAATTGCGTGGCCAGCCAACCAGGAGCCCTGGGCTATTTCGGCTACGACTATTACCAAGCGAACCGCAGCCAACTGCGCGCCTTGGCGGTGCAGGGAACGCGGGGAACGGTGCTCCCCAGCGTGGAATCGGTTCAGAGTTCCCGCTATTTGCCACTCTCGCGGCCGCTGTTCTTTTACGTGAATGATCAGGCCCTGAAGAGCAACACTGCCATTCGCTCGATGGTGAGCGGAACCCTGCAGCGCGGTGTGAAAATTGCCCAGCAGGCCGGAGTGATCCCACTGCAGGATTCCACCTACCGGCTGGTGACCAACAAGCTCTACCGCAATGTGCTCGGCAGCGCCTTTGCCGGCAAACTTCCGATTGGCCTCACCGTGGGGCAGGTGCTGGAACGCAGCTTCGATGAGCACAAGCGGCCGCAATATCGCTGA
- the pstB gene encoding phosphate ABC transporter ATP-binding protein PstB — protein MTTSMPSPSHLQQSGSEFCMELENVGISYGGNEAVKGVYMQIPRGQVTAFIGPSGCGKSTVLRALNRMNDLIEGCTIKGRVIFDGQDLYAPQVDPVEVRRRIGMVFQKPNPFPKSIYENIAFGARINGYRGDMDELVERSLRKAAIWDETKDKLKESGYALSGGQQQRLCIARAIAIEPEVILMDEPCSALDPISTLKIEEMMHELKKSYTIVIVTHNMQQAVRVSDMTGFFNVTPKADGDGKVGCLEEFAATETIFNAPTQQATQDYVSGRFG, from the coding sequence ATGACCACCTCCATGCCTTCTCCGTCTCACCTGCAGCAATCCGGTTCTGAGTTCTGCATGGAACTCGAGAACGTCGGCATCAGCTACGGCGGCAATGAAGCCGTTAAGGGTGTGTACATGCAAATCCCCCGCGGTCAGGTCACAGCTTTCATCGGCCCATCCGGTTGCGGCAAGAGCACGGTGCTGCGGGCCCTGAACCGAATGAATGACCTGATCGAGGGATGCACGATCAAAGGTCGTGTGATTTTTGATGGTCAGGATCTCTATGCGCCGCAGGTTGACCCTGTGGAGGTGCGCCGCCGCATCGGCATGGTGTTCCAAAAACCCAATCCCTTCCCCAAAAGCATCTACGAAAACATCGCCTTCGGTGCCCGCATCAATGGCTACCGCGGTGATATGGACGAACTGGTGGAGCGCTCTCTGCGCAAGGCTGCCATCTGGGATGAGACCAAGGACAAACTCAAGGAAAGTGGCTATGCCCTCTCCGGTGGTCAGCAGCAGCGTCTGTGTATTGCCCGCGCCATTGCGATTGAGCCTGAGGTGATCCTGATGGATGAGCCTTGCTCGGCTCTTGACCCCATCTCAACCCTCAAGATCGAGGAGATGATGCATGAGCTCAAGAAGAGCTACACGATTGTGATCGTGACCCACAACATGCAACAGGCTGTGCGCGTGAGCGACATGACCGGCTTTTTCAACGTCACCCCCAAGGCTGATGGCGACGGCAAGGTGGGCTGTCTTGAGGAGTTTGCGGCCACGGAAACGATCTTCAATGCTCCAACGCAGCAGGCCACCCAGGATTATGTCTCGGGCCGGTTTGGCTGA